One region of Anthonomus grandis grandis chromosome 22, icAntGran1.3, whole genome shotgun sequence genomic DNA includes:
- the LOC126748729 gene encoding serine-rich adhesin for platelets-like isoform X2 gives MCQRVIEHALVFLFVWCFIVGNASSLKCEICRGYQCFRSRIPTEKCSNNYPSLPVNFPINPVKVKGKYEYGCLSLKYFQDNSTYRIRQCLPVVTGDCICKQFKNTLHIEQCTFQNRKITRRRGSSEEINDKFCEVQSRWSNSDETDSDEEDEREEDEDEESEEDSDMLDDIIEDLLDKPNNNYNIKSTTTKVALEASKTTSTFLLPLGNSKEPTTTSKHVPFIIIPPSTTTSTPVSLSSSTVRASKSTKGIESTAKDHPNLMTSQKGVESTIKNYISTISTTKPLISSPTKIPNFVNSQIPNNFLTAQASKPSNGITVVASTTKRTTPKTQASSIIISLSSNSIEQATNITKEELNIIPTITKNDKETTTSTLVSTNLHTQSTTAHDTDVLSSSSKYSYATTNSKDDLTPTTTIGSFVLNSSIAVTTETSVVENLDESSLIPSVSTANSKPIASIPESSSVDNENSNNTTVASMENSITTAVGATVNNMTSIDIDGALTNPSSEKSYSAITSSDTKTSSTSSFIENKSTTMSLIGNSNSTVINANFSLMPSMDIDETVATSLPEKSNNASDTTNASSDNTTIFDDQITSMSLIHSPNSTTDNMIDDNSRSTAPSTVNKNTATSSMKELDNTTVNKDEAITKSTSGNDSNGLTSTNRVTISSYLFSSTDAEKLSLSSMKEPNSTTVVPITTSNISTISRNEVKTESPFENVNVSSIISTNVPTSSTDNIVTTPIPIDSTNIQMSPMDQNSTTPYSLLDENSFNLNTRTTVFEDQAAIDFSFVNSATLNTNIVNPSGSTESTNDKSFQMSSMEILNFTTDDSLMDINIRTTIGNEARTDENLSSTASSNDVLNESSDLLSSTLSTNTSTENPITITTNSVVNSTIISGDKIVIDSSFENVSNSVTTIKDETSHLFSSTLSTDDKSTQTSSMDNINSTPMNFVVKDNSSSLHGSTTILADESLAESSSGYLNSIDPSTNMIDESHLLSSLGSTSAQNTQSSSKENPSITGPVVNTNVSTIDHSTVSTTTAENGTTISSVFDKNSTSMYTVPIDTFASDLLSDVESSYPFNSIVSTDTNNTMEDLNNAATVELDINTNVSNMNHVSTTLGVSYDADVSTNNEESSDKSNSFPSTITGITPIATIEDPNTVGTTVGSVMDVSSSNNDNFTTIVTVAINTNMADEPSYQSSTGTTSSLEDLNDTATLALVMDTIVLNTSHLTTILTDSSSEVFYDEAANTGIIESSDISSYFSPTITEIRPTASEDGLNDKTVGSTVDTSYASMEFSYVASNTNTADKSPYQISTDSTTNTKTSSSSIKDLNETATVGLVMDTNVLNASHSITISADDPTDVSSGVFYDITASTDILESSNPTKSTESSLTKTTPAASIENPNTVGTTVGSATDPSFSSNNDFTIIANVATNTNRVDEPSYKSSTASTNDGKNTPTSSLVEDLNETATVGLVVDTIFSNTSHLITILENDAVDSPSGILYDDAASTDILESSNSTKSTTVSTLTKTTPVALIEDTNTVGATEGSVKDPSAFSNNNLITISNVVANMVDESSYQSSTVFADYSKNTLTLSSVEDLNEIATVGLVVDTNVSNTSDLTTILGDDATDSSYGVFYNSTNIAESSNATVSIFTKTTPAASIENTPVESVMNTNSSSINKSTTIANVAADTSMTGESSYQSSTTFTDYSKNTITSSSIKDINDTATVGLDVDSNFSSTTHLTTIIGDVAIDSSSGVFSDATVNTDIEESSNSTTTTSIKDPNTVAITVGSVMDSSSLNNSATIANEAVNINMTEEYFYQNSTATTNYSEGTLTSLSMEDLNEIETVGLVVNMNVCNTSHSTTISGYDATDSSSEVVYGTVADTDILTSSDPTRSTAGSLIETTPVGAVTHANSASNNNSTTAANVATNTNLAGEPFYQNATASTDYSKNTPTPLSMEDLNDTAIVGLDMNTNVSNMSHSDSRDFSSEVFYDAATSTDIAESFDTSNSFASTIIEITPPTLVEGVNGTTMGSTKDSSFDSTVISYEASKTNMADEFAHHSSTDDSKNTPTSSSIANLNEAETVGFVTDINNSNTILSDDATDSLFGVPYDATASTDAIESSNPTKFTASYLSKTTPIEDTKIVTSSPSYNNSTIIATVGANTNMMDESSYQSSTDDSKNIPMKDLNNSAIVELAMDPDESSHSTTILGDDTANSSMEIIYVVAASTGIVESFDPTESTEPTFTKTTPAAAEAVLNANSSRNNNSNTIAESTNMTGISYSSTVFTDYAENTSTASVVASNTITVDLTIDSNHSFLINSTAIAGNKSNENTLITILNTGDTNYSSIITSTVKTSPISLTKEPNTTVANTFLQVNYSSSTTTGQIPINSSYEYEMDSALITPTVGNDAKNSSEGDLSNSFESFNITTPTVMDATVKSTTKSSIISILDPPPAHESSNSKNEVNEADFVVTPFSAENPFFYSVFLIILLCFFRDLYYGSPIT, from the exons ATGTGCCAAAGGGTGATAGAACATGCTCTAGTTTTCTTATTTGTTTGGTGTTTTATTGTGGGAAATG CAAGTAGCCTAAAATGCGAAATCTGCCGGGGATACCAATGTTTCAGATCCAGAATTCCTACAGAAAAATGCTCAAACAACTACCCTTCGCTACCAGTCAATTTTCCAATAAACCCTGTCAAAGTCAAAGGAAAATACGAATACGGATGCCTTAGTTTGAAGTACTTTCAAG ACAATTCAACCTATCGTATCCGACAATGCTTGCCAGTAGTAACAGGAGACTGTATCTGCAAACAATTTAAGAACACTCTACATATTGAACAATGTACctttcaaaatcgaaaaattacCCGAAGACGTGGCAGTAGTGAagaaataaatgataaattttgtGAAGTACAAAGCAGATGGTCTAATAGTGATGAAACAGATAGTGACGAAGAGGATGAGCGAGAAGAAGATGAAGATGAAGAATCCGAAGAAGATAGCGATATGCTTGACGATATTATTGAGGATTTGCTTGATAaacctaataataattataatattaaatccACCACCACTAAG GTGGCTTTAGAAGCTTCAAAGACGACTTCAACATTTTTATTGCCACTAGGAAATAGCAAA GAACCAACCACAACTAGCAAGCATGTTCCTTTCATCATTATACCACCTTCAACAACTACCTCTActcca GTAAGCCTTAGCTCTTCAACTGTAAGAGCCAGTAAGTCTACTAAAGGAATCGAATCAACAGCAAAGGACCAT CCAAATTTAATGACTTCTCAAAAAGGAGTAGAATCtacaataaaaaactatatatctACTATATCAACGACAAAACCTCTTATAAGCTCACCAACAAAAATTCCCAATTTTGTAAATTCACAAATTCCCAATAATTTTCTAACAGCACAAGCTAGTAAACCAAGTAATGGAATCACTGTAGTAGCATCAACCACAAAGAGAACTACCCCAAAAACACAGGCCTCTAGCATCATCATCTCACTGTCTTCTAATTCAATAGAACAAGCAACAAATATCACCAAagaagaattaaatataataccTACAATCACTAAAAATGACAAAGAAACAACAACGTCAACACTTGTCTCTACCAACCTACATACTCAATCTACAACTGCTCATGATACTGATGTATTATCTTCAAGTTCAAAATATTCTTATGCAACTACAAATTCAAAAGATGATTTAACCCCTACTACCACCATAGGCTCGTTTGTCCTTAATAGTTCTATTGCAGTTACCACAGAAACATCTGTGGTTGAGAATCTAGATGAATCCTCTCTGATCCCATCAGTATCTACAGCTAACAGTAAACCAATAGCATCAATACCAGAAAGCTCAAGCGTAGATAACGAAAATTCCAATAATACAACAGTGGCATCAATGGAGAACTCAATCACTACAGCAGTAGGTGCCACTGTAAATAATATGACCTCAATAGATATAGATGGAGCATTAACAAATCCGTCATCTGAAAAGTCCTATAGTGCTATAACCAGTTCCGATACAAAGACCAGCTCTACTTCatcatttattgaaaataaaagcaCAACAATGAGTTTAATAGGAAATTCAAATAGTACAGTAATAAACGCTAATTTTTCCTTAATGCCCTCAATGGACATAGATGAGACGGTAGCAACTTCATTACCTGAAAAATCTAATAATGCCAGTGATACGACGAATGCATCTTCTGATAATACCACCATATTTGACGATCAGATTACATCAATGTCTTTAATCCATAGCCCAAATAGCACAACAGATAACATGATAGATGATAACTCCCGTAGTACTGCTCCATCTACCGTTAATAAAAATACAGCAACGTCATCAATGAAGGAGTTGGATAATACAACTGTAAATAAAGATGAAGCAATAACAAAATCAACATCTGGAAATGACAGTAATGGCCTAACTAGTACCAATAGAGTAACTATATCTTCTTACCTCTTTAGTTCTACCGATGCTGAAAAGTTATCACTCTCATCAATGAAGGAGCCAAATAGTACAACAGTCGTACCTATCACTACTTCTAATATTTCAACAATTTCTCGAAATGAAGTCAAAACAGAATCACCTTTTGAAAATGTTAATGTTAGTTCTATTATATCCACTAATGTACCAACGTCATCAACGGATAATATAGTTACTACTCCTATACCAATTGATAGTACAAATATACAAATGTCACCAATGGACCAAAATAGTACGACACCGTATTCACTCTTGGACGAAAATTCTTTCAACCTGAATACTCGGACTACAGTTTTTGAAGATCAAGCGGCAATTGATTTTTCATTTGTAAACAGTGCTACCCTCAACACCAATATAGTAAATCCATCAGGTTCTACTGAATCAACAAATGATAAAAGTTTCCAAATGTCCTCAATGGAGATACTGAATTTCACGACAGATGATTCTCTTATGGATATAAATATTCGTACTACAATTGGAAATGAAGCAAGAACAGATGAAAACTTGAGTAGCACTGCTTCCAGCAATGACGTGTTGAATGAATCTTCTGACCTGCTTAGTTCTACTTTATCTACCAATACATCAACAGAAAACCCAATTACCATAACAACGAATTCAGTGGTAAATTCTACTATAATTTCTGGAGATAAGATAGTAATAGATTCTTCATTTGAAAATGTGAGTAATAGTGTTACCACCATAAAAGATGAGACTTCTCACCTGTTTAGTTCCACCTTATCTACTGATGATAAAAGTACACAAACCTCTTCAATGGACAATATAAATAGCACACCAATGAATTTTGTAGTGAAAGATAATTCCTCCAGTTTGCATGGCTCTACAACAATTCTTGCAGATGAAAGTTTAGCAGAGTCTTCGTCTGGATATCTCAATAGTATTGACCCTAGTACTAATATGATCGATGAGTCACACCTGTTAAGTTCTTTAGGTTCTACCAGTGCTCAAAATACTCAATCGTCATCAAAAGAGAATCCATCAATAACAGGACCAGTCGTAAACACTAATGTTTCAACTATTGATCATTCAACAGTATCTACCACCACTGCTGAAAATGGAACAACAATCAGTTCAGTCTTCGATAAAAATTCCACCAGCATGTACACAGTTCCTATAGATACATTCGCATCAGATTTGTTGTCTGATGTTGAATCTTCTTATCCATTTAATTCTATAGTTTCTACTGACACCAACAATACAATGGAAGATCTAAATAATGCAGCAACAGTAGAATTAGACATAAACACGAATGTTTCTAATATGAATCATGTAAGTACAACTTTAGGTGTTTCCTACGATGCTGATGTCAGTACTAATAATGAAGAATCTTCTGATAAAAGTAATTCTTTTCCATCTACTATAACTGGAATTACACCAATAGCAACAATAGAGGATCCAAACACAGTTGGAACAACAGTAGGATCAGTAATGGATGTAAGTTCTTCCAACAATGATAATTTTACTACAATTGTGACTGTAGCAATAAATACCAATATGGCAGATGAACCTTCTTACCAGAGTTCTACTGGGACTACATCATCATTAGAAGATCTGAATGATACAGCAACACTTGCGTTAGTTATGGACACAATTGTTTTAAATACGAGTCATTTAACTACAATTTTAACAGATTCGTCATCTGAAGTTTTCTACGATGAAGCTGCTAATACTGGTATAATAGAATCTTCTGATATAAGTAGTTATTTTTCACCTACTATCACTGAAATCAGACCAACGGCATCAGAAGACGGTTTAAATGATAAAACAGTGGGATCAACCGTGGATACGAGTTATGCCAGCATGGAATTTTCTTATGTAGCATCAAATACCAATACGGCAGATAAATCTCCTTACCAGATTTCTACTGATTCAACTACAAATACAAaaacatcatcatcatcaataAAAGATCTAAATGAGACAGCAACAGTTGGATTAGTCATGGACACGAATGTTTTAAATGCGAGTCATTCAATCACAATTTCAGCAGATGACCCAACAGATGTGTCATCTGGAGTCTTTTACGATATTACTGCCAGTACTGATATATTAGAATCTTCTAACCCAACTAAATCTACTGAATCGTCTTTGACTAAGACTACACCAGCAGCATCAATAGAGAATCCAAACACAGTTGGTACGACAGTAGGATCAGCCACGGATCCAAGTTTTTCTAGCAATAATGATTTCACTATAATTGCTAATGTAGCCACAAATACCAATAGAGTAGATGAACCTTCTTATAAGAGTTCTACTGCATCTACTAATGATGGTAAAAATACTCCAACATCATCATTAGTGGAAGATCTAAATGAGACAGCAACAGTTGGGTTAGTCGTGGacacaattttttctaatacgagtcatttaattacaattttagaaAACGATGCTGTAGATTCACCATCTGGAATTCTCTACGATGATGCTGCTAGTACTGATATATTAGAATCTTCTAACTCAACCAAATCTACTACTGTATCGACTCTTACTAAAACTACACCAGTAGCACTAATAGAGGATACCAATACAGTTGGTGCAACAGAAGGTTCAGTCAAGGATCCAAGTGCTTTTAGCAATAACAATTTAATTACAATTAGTAATGTAGTAGCAAATATGGTAGATGAGTCCTCTTATCAGAGTTCCACTGTGTTTGCTGATTATAGTAAGAATACACTAACATTATCATCAGTGGAAGATCTAAATGAGATAGCAACAGTTGGGTTAGTCGTGGACACAAATGTTTCAAATACGAGTGATTTAACTACAATTTTAGGAGATGACGCTACAGATTCGTCATATGGTGTATTCTATAATAGCACTAATATAGCAGAATCTTCTAATGCTACTGTATCGATTTTCACTAAAACTACACCAGCAGCATCAATAGAGAATACACCAGTAGAATCAGTCATGAATACGAATTCTTCAAGCATTAATAAATCCACTACAATTGCTAATGTAGCAGCAGATACCAGTATGACAGGTGAATCATCTTATCAAAGTTCTACTACGTTTACTgattatagtaaaaatacaataacatCATCATCAATTAAAGATATAAATGATACAGCTACAGTTGGATTAGATGTGGATTCGAATTTTTCGAGTACAACTCATTTAACTACCATTATAGGAGATGTCGCTATAGATTCATCATCTGGAGTTTTCTCTGATGCTACTGTCAATACTGATATAGAAGAATCTTCTAACTCAACTACAACAACATCAATAAAGGATCCAAACACTGTTGCTATAACAGTAGGATCAGTCATGGATTCTTCAAGTCTTAATAACTCCGCTACAATTGCTAATGAAGCAGTAAATATCAATATGacagaagaatatttttatcagaATTCTACTGCAACTACTAATTATAGTGAAGGTACACTAACATCATTATCAATGGAAGATCTAAATGAGATAGAAACAGTTGGGCTAGTCGTGAACATGAATGTTTGTAACACGAGTCATTCAACTACAATTTCAGGATATGACGCAACAGATTCTTCATCTGAAGTCGTCTACGGTACTGTTGCTGATACGGATATACTAACATCTTCTGACCCAACCAGATCTACTGCAGGGTCTCTGATTGAAACTACACCAGTAGGTGCAGTGACGCATGCAAATTCTGCCAGcaataataattccactacagCTGCTAATGTAGCAACAAATACCAATCTAGCAGGTGAACCTTTTTATCAGAATGCCACTGCGTCTACTgattatagtaaaaatacaCCAACACCATTATCGATGGAAGATCTAAATGACACAGCAATAGTTGGGTTAGATATGAACACGAATGTTTCTAATATGAGTCATTCAGACTCAAGAGATTTCTCATCTGAAGTTTTTTATGATGCTGCTACTAGTACTGATATAGCAGAATCTTTTGATACAAGTAATTCTTTTGCCTCTACTATTATTGAAATTACACCACCGACATTAGTAGAAGGGGTTAATGGTACAACAATGGGATCAACCAAAGATTCAAGTTTTGATAGCACAGTAATTTCTTATGAAGCATCAAAGACCAATATGGCAGATGAATTTGCTCACCACAGTTCTACTGATGATAGTAAAAATACACCAACATCATCAtcaatagcaaatttaaatgaGGCAGAAACAGTTGGATTTGTCACGGacataaataattcaaatacgATATTAAGCGACGATGCAACAGATTCGTTATTTGGAGTTCCCTATGATGCTACTGCCAGTACTGATGCAATAGAATCTTCTAACCCAACTAAATTTACTGCATCATATCTTAGTAAAACTACACCAATAGAGGATACTAAAATAGTTACAAGTTCTCCCAGTTATAATAATTCTACTATAATTGCTACTGTGGGAGCAAATACCAATATGATGGATGAATCTTCTTATCAGAGTTCTACTGATGatagtaaaaatataccaaTGAAAGATCTAAATAATTCAGCAATAGTTGAATTAGCGATGGACCCGGATGAATCGAGTCATTCTACTACAATTTTAGGAGATGACACAGCAAATTCATCAATGGAAATTATCTATGTTGTTGCTGCTAGTACCGGTATAGTAGAATCCTTTGATCCAACCGAATCTACTGAACCAACTTTCACTAAAACTACACCAGCAGCAGCAGAAGCAGTCTTGAATGCAAATTCTTCTAGAAATAATAATTCCAATACAATAGCAGAAAGTACCAATATGACAGGCATATCTTATAGTTCTACAGTATTTACTGATTATGCTGAGAATACATCCACGGCATCAGTAGTGGCCTCAAATACCATCACTGTAGATTTAACCATAGATTCTAATCAttcctttttaattaattcaactgCAATTGCAGgaaataaatcaaatgaaaataCCCTTATTACTATACTTAATACCGGTGATACAAACTATTCATCTATTATCACCAGTACTGTTAAAACTTCGCCAATATCATTAACAAAAGAACCAAATACTACAGTTGCCAACACATTCTTGCAAGTAAATTATAGCTCTTCAACTACTACAGGACAAATACCAATAAATTCTTCATATGAATATGAAATGGACAGTGCTCTTATCACACCAACTGTGGGTAATGATGCCAAGAACTCATCAGAAGGTGATTTAAGTAATTCATTTGAATCTTTTAATATAACCACACCAACAGTGATGGATGCAACAGTGAAATCAACAACTAAGTCATCGATAATTTCAATACTGGATCCTCCGCCAGCTCATGAAtcatcaaattcaaaaaatgaggTAAACGAAGCTGATTTTGTGGTAACCCCTTTTAGTGCtgaaaacccttttttttatAGCGTTTTCTTAATAAtccttttgtgtttttttcgtgATTTATATTATGGTTCTCCGATCACGTAA